ACTGTCCGTCGGCACGTTCTGGTACTGCATTTTGATGCCCGTCATTTTCTCCATGTCCTGCAGAACGGGCATTTTGTTCCAGTCCTGTACGCCGATGTCCTGCGACATCATCTTCAGCGTCAGCGGCTTGCTGACGATCGGGAAACCGTCCTTGCTAACATCCGAAGCCGCATCCGCCGCCGGCTTATTCGCAGCGGACGTTCCGGCCGCCGCGCTTCCGGCGTCCTTGCCCGAGTCGGAACCGCAAGCGGCGAGCACCGACGCAAGCAGCGTCAGCGATACCGACAAAGCGGCGCTTTTCTTCATTGCTTTCGCCACATTCCTCTCCCCTTACCGTGAAAATATATGAGCAGATCAGCCCTTGACGGAGCCGATCATAACCCCTTGCACAAAATAACGCTGAAGAAACGGATAAATGGCAATGACGGGCACGATCGCCACGATGATCACGGCATATTTCACGAGCGCGGCAACCTCCGCCTTGCTGTTCAGCGCCTCCGCCGTCGTCGCATCGATCGAAACGCCGGCCTGCGTGGACAAATCCTGCAGCACCAAAATTTGGCGCAGCACGAGCTGCAGCGGATATTTCGCGCTGTCGTTCAAATAAATGAGCGCCGGAAAGTAGCTGTTCCAGTTGCCGACCCCGTAGAAAAGCGCCATCACGGCGACAATCGCCATCGAAAGCGGCAGGACGATTTTCACGAACAGCCGGAAGTTGCTGCAGCCGTCGATCTGCGCGGCCTCCTGCAGCTCTTTCGGGATTGAGGTCTGAAAGAACGTCCGGCAGACGACGATGTTCCAGATCGAAGCGGCCGACGGAAGGACGATCGCCCAAATCGTATTGATCATGCCCAGCTCCTTCACCAGCAGATAAGTCGGCACGAGCCCCCCGCCGAAGAACATGGTTACCATGAACATCGCCATAAAAAAGCCGCGCCCGGCAAAATCCTTTCGGCTGAGCGCATATGCCGCCGGAAGCGTTACCGCCAAATTGATGAACGTGCCTACCGCCGTATACAGGATCGCGTTCGCGTATCCGGTCCAAATATCCGCGTCCTGAAACACCCGCCGGTAGCCGTCGAACGTGATGCCCTTCGGCAGCAGCCACATTTCGCCGGAGCTGACGGCCTTCGGATCGCTGACCGATGCGCTGATCATATACAGCATCGGATACAGCACGACAACAAACGCAACGGTTAACATCGCGTAATTGAAAATCAGATAAGCTCTGTCCCTGCCCGTTTCTTTAATGGCCGAAACCGCCATAGCCGTTCCTCCCTTCTACCATAAGCTGCTGCTTTCATTTGTCCGGCGCACGATCTGGTTGACGAGCACAAGCAGGATCGCATTGACAACCGAGTTGAACACGCCGATGGCCGTCGAAAAGCTGTATTGCGCGTCCAATAGCCCCGACCGGTACACATAGGTGGAAATCACATCCGACGATTCCATATTGAGCGGATTTTGCAGCAGCAAAATTTTCTCATAGCCGACGCCCAGCAGCGTCCCCATATTCAGGATGAGCAAAATGGTCATCGCCGGGACGAGCGCCGGGAAATTGATGTGGCGGACGCGCTGGAAGCGCGATGCGCCGTCGATGATCGCCGCTTCGTGCAGCCCCGGATCGACGCCGGATAACGCAGCCAGGAAAATAATCGTGCCCCAGCCCGCGCCCTGCCAGATATCCGAGAGCACGTACATCGTTTTGAACCATCTCGGGTCGGTCAGGAAATCGGGGGTATCGATTCCGAGCCATTTGATCGCGTGCGGGATCAGCCCCGTCGAGGGCGACAGGAATGAAATGATCATGCCGGCCATGACGACGATCGAAATAAAGTGCGGCGCATAAGTGACCGTCTGTACCGCCCGTTTGAAAAAGCCGTCCTTCACTTCATTGAACGCAAGCGCAAGGAGGATGGGAATCGGAAAGCCGACGGCGAGCCCGTACAGGCTGATGCTGAACGTGTTCCACAGCAAGTCCCAAAAATAATACGAATGGAAAAATCGTACGAAATGGTCGAAGCCGACCCAGGGGCTCCCGATAATCCCTTTGACCGGAATGAAGTTTTTGAACGCGATCTGAATGCCGTACATCGGACCGTACACAAAGATTAAAAAGTAAAAAAAGGCCGGCGCGATAAACAGATACAGCTCCCAATTCCGTAAGACGCGTTTGAATAGGTGACGCTGTTTTCGTTTCCGCAGCTCCGGAAGCTTGTGCAATTCCGGAAGCGTGCCGCCTGTCAAGACGCTCTTGGCATCCTGCATGCTTCTCCCCCTTCCAGTCGATTTCTTGTTCCGCCTTACCGCCACCATAACCGACGAGCCGCCGCCTTGAAAATATGTCATTTCCGGACGGTACGGAAACGCTTGCACCGTTTAAAATCTCCTTTATTCGAAACAACTTCATCGGATTCGAATCGGGGCAGGCAGGCGTGAGGGAGCAAAAGACATTCGTGCCGATGTGTAAAATTTGCCGTAAGGCGGTCAAAACGCCGTCCTCGATCAATTTCGGCCTATCCATCGGATGAGCGGAACGGCTTATTGGAAGCGGTTTTTCTCATGTTATCAAAAATAACATACCGGTGTCCGCTGGAAACGGGTTCCATGTTTACGGCTTGGACGGGAAGGATTCAGCGCCAGAAATGGAGAAGTTGTCGGAACGAATTCGGATCGGAGGCGGGGGGATGGCCAGAACTTGGGAGGTCGTGCCGTGGGTAAGCAATTGGGCACGGATGTATGAGAAGGAAGCGGATATGCTGCGGGCGATATTCGGCGGTGAGCTTGAGGCTATCCATCATATTGGCAGCACGTCCGTGCCGGCGGTCGGCTGGGCCAAGCCGATTATCGATATTTTAGTTGTCGTCCGGAATATCAATGCAGTGGAAGGGTATCATGACAAAATGAGGAACGCCGGATACCGGCCGCGCGGAGAGAACGGCATTTCGGGACGTAGCTATTTTACGAAAGGGGAAACGCCGCGAACGCATCACGTCCATGTCTTTCAAACCGGCAATGAATCGATACGGAGGCATCTGCATTTCAAGGCTTTTCTAATGGAGCACCCGGAGGAAGCCGCGGCGTACGGCCGGTTAAAGCAGGAGATTCTCGCCGCCTATCCCCATACCGAATACCAGCAGGAGAAGGAAAAACGGATGCGCCCCTTCGTCGAAAAGGCGCTGAATTGGGGGCAGGAACGATAAACGACAGAAAAAAGTATAGCTTCTTACTTAAATTAATTATAAAATTGGAAGGGACGTACCTAATCAACCCCATTAAACTCTAGGAGGCATAATGTAATGACACAAGTCAGCTTCGATTTAACGGGTAAAGTCGCGATCGTGACCGGCGCGGGACGCGGGATCGGACGAACGGTTGCGGAAGGTTTGGCGCACGCCGGCGCGGACGTCGTGCTGACCGCCCGGACCGAAGCCGAGGTGCTGAAGGCCGCGGAGGAAATCCGGCTTGCGACCGGGCGGCGGACGCTTGGCGTAACCTGCGACGTTTCGGACAGCGCCGCCGTCGATTCGGCCGTGCGGCAGGTGATGGAGACGTTCGGGAAAATCGATATCCTGGTGAACAATGCGGGGACAACCGTCCGCAGTAACGCCTTCGAACTGAGCGAGGACGAATGGGATTTGATCGTCGATACGAACCTCAAGTCGGTATTCCTCATGTCTCGGGCGGCCGGCCGGCATATGGTCGAGCGCGGAAGCGGGCGCATCGTCAATATCGCTTCCGCCGCCTCCGAATTGACGCTGTCTTTTTCCACCGTTTATGGTCCGAGCAAAGCGGGTGTCGTCCACCTGACGCGTCAGCTCGCGATGGAATGGGCCAAATCCGGCGTCACCGTCAATGCCGTCAGTCCCTGGTTTTTCCGGACCTCTCTGAACGAGAAAAATCTCGACAACCCAGAGGTCAAGGAGGTTATCGAGCGGCGCACGCCGATGGGCCGGTACGGCCGTCTGGAGGAACTGATCGCGCCCGTCCTGTTCTTCTGCTCCGACGCTTCGAGCTACGTGACCGGGCAAAACCTGCTCGTCGACGGAGGCGCCTCCCATTTCGCCATTTGAAGCTTGGAAGCCGGGCGGTCTTCACGCCAGGCAAAATCAAAAAACCATCCGCCTTCCCGACTCGAAGAACGGATGGTTTTTTGCATTTCGCCGGTCGAAACCCGGCCCGGGGCGGCAGGTGATCTGCCCGCCCCGAGCCGAGAGCCGCCGGTTCGGTCCCGGATGCCGCTACTGAGCCGCCGTCCGGATCCAAACGGTCATTTCGCCTTCCTCCCGGTTGCCCCACAAATAATACGGCACGGCCTTCAGGCGGACCGGCTCCGCCGCCTTTTCCTCCGCCAGCGGCCGGTAAGACGCGTCCTCCGGCCAGGAGGCCCGGTCGTCCGCGCACCCGTCCGCTTCGATAACGACCGCTCCGCCGCACAGCCCCTCGTCGAACCTCGAATCCAGCTTCGCGGTACGCACGATCGACAGCGACGCCATCGGGCTGCCGTTGTCCGTTTCCTCCAGGCAGTACACGAGCGGACCGCGTTGAATCGCGGCTTTGCCCGCATTCGCCCGGATGTCCGGGCGGGCGGCGATCAGCTCGGCCGCAAGCTCGGGCCGCCACTCCACGACATCGCCCTGCGCCCAGGCGCGGGTCGCGACCGCGTACCCGTCAACGGCGTCGTATTCGGCCGGCGACCCGTTAATCATCATCGCGGCTTTGCCGCGGCACCACGACGGGATGCGCAGCGCCAGCGAGAAGGCCCCGCCCGGAACGCCGGTCAGCTCGAAGCGGGCATAGCCTTCCCAAGGCAGGCGCGATTCCTGCTTCAGCGACACCTGTCCGGCGGCAAGGTCGAACTTCGCTTCGCTGCCGATAAACAGGTGCGCATACACCGTGTTGTCCTCCGCCGCGGCGGTATAGATATAATCGTTCAAGGAGCTGAGCAGGCGCGCGACGTTCGGCGGGCAGCAGGAGCAGCCGAACCATTTTTGCCGGACCGCCTTGACGTGGTGCCGGCCCGGATTTTTCTCGGACGCCTTCGGCCAAACCTCGAGCGGGTTGACATAGAAATAACGCTTGCCGTCCAGCGACATGCTGCCGATAACGTTATTGTAGAGCGCCCGCTCCAGCACGTCGGCGTATTCGCTCTTCGCCTCGATCTGCAGCATCCTGCGGGCGAAAAAGATCAGCCCGATCGACGCGCACGTCTCCGCGTAAACGGTATCGTTCGGCAGGTCGTAATCGAACGTAAACGCCTCGCCGTGATGGGTCGAGCCGATGCCGCCCGTAATGTACATCTGCTTTTTCGTCGTGTTGTCCCACAGGCGCCGGCAGGCGGCGAGCAGCTCCTTGTCGCCGGTGAGCCGGGCGAGGTCGGCCATCGCCGTGTACATATAGACCGCCCGCACCGAATGCCCGATAGCCGTCTCCTGCTCGCGTACAGGTTTGTGCGCCTGGTTATACGAGAGCTGCTCGACGGTCGGGATTGGCAGCTCCTTCTTCGCCCAATGGTTGTAGCCGCCCCTGCGCTTGCACTCCTCGACGAAAAAATTCGGCTGCTGGCCGCGCTCGTCAATGAAAAACTGCGCCAGCTTCAGGTACCGCTCCTCGCCCGTTACCCGGTGCAGCTTCACGAGCGCCAGCTCGATCTCCTGGTGGCCGTCGTAGCCGCGCAGCTTGCCGGCCTCCCGCCCAAAGACGCTGTCGATGTGATCGGCGAATTTGCACATGACGTCCAGCAGCTTCCGCTTGCCGGTCGCCTCGTAATACGCGACGGCAGCCTCCATCATATGGCCTGCGCAGTACAACTCGTGCGCCTCGTGCAGGTTTGTCCACGCCTTATCCGGTTCCTTGATCGTGAAATACGTGTTCAAGTAACCGTTTTCATGCTGCGCCTTGGCAATGAGCTCGATTACGTCATCTGCGATCCGCTCCAGCTCGGCGTCCGGATGGCTTGCCAGCGAATAGCCGACCGCCTCCAGCCATTTGGCCAGGTCGCTGTCCTGGAACACCAGACCGCCGAATTCGCCTTCCTCGAGACCGGAGGCAATCCGGAAATTGCGGATCGCGAAGCTCGGCTCCGCGCCCGGGATTTTATCGTTCAGCGCGTCCCATTGATACGGAATGACCGTTTCGCGCACCAGTTTTGTATATCCGTTCCAAAATCCGTCCTCGATTCGTACCTGCTTGCCGCCATGTTCGCGGGTTGACAGACTCATTCGTTTTTCCCCTCCCGAAATATACGGATTGATTATGGTTCACACTCAGTTTATCCTTGTAAATAAGAACAAACTATGAATAAACCGAACCTGTTTTTATAAGATTTCACCCTGTTTCGGGAAAGGAGGGCCGGCGGTGGACAAGACGACGGTCATTGAAATGGAGGCGCCGCCGCTGCCGTATTACATTACGACGGGGCATTCCGTTTATATGCCGGGCGAGCAGCATCCGAACCGGCGCAGCCTCGGCATTTTCGATTTGCTGTGGGTCATGCGGGGCACGCTGTACATCGGGGAAGACGACAAGCAGTGGGAGGTTTCGCAGGGCCAGACGCTGCTGCTGCTGCCGGACCGCTACCATTATGCGGCCGCTCCATGCAGAACCGAGACCGCCTTTTATTGGATTCACTTCGATTATCATGGAAAATGGAGCGCACTGGACGCCTCCGCTTCTCCGTCTTACCCGGTCCGGCAGACGTGGGCCAACCCGTATACGCTGCGGCTGCCGCAATACGCCGAGCCTCCGCAGCTTGCGATGGCCGAGCGCCACCTGCGCAAAATGGCGGCCAACTCGGGCGAGCGCCGGTCCGCCGCCTATTGGAGCGAGCAGCAGCTGTTCATGGAGCTGCTGCGGCTGCTCGAGGAAAGCCTGCGCGGCGAGGGCGGCGGCGCCCCCGGCGCGGCGCTGGCCGAGCGGACGGAGGCGTATTTGCGCCAGCATTACCAGTCCGAGGTGACGAACGAATCGCTGGCGGAGGCGCTGCATTTTCACCCGAACTACATCGTCCGCTGCATGAAGGAGGTGTACCGCTGCACGCCGATGGAATATTTGCACGAATACCGGCTAGAGCAGGCGAAGCTGCTGCTGATCAAGACCGAGTGGCCGGTCGCGCAAATCGCCGAGGAAGTCGGCTTCCGGTACGCGCCGTATTTCTCCAGCCGCTTCAAGCAGTACGCCGGCATGCCGCCGCTGCGCTTTCGCAAGCAGTATTCGCTATAGCGGTAAGCGGGCCGGGCGCCGGACCGCGGTATGGAGCGGCCGGTGCTGTCCGGATCCCGCTTGAAACTTCCGGAGTTTCTCTGACGTCTATCCAATGAGCACGTTGAGAGGGGTTGATAAAAGTGAGGAAAAGGGCGAAGCTTGCCGTCTTGTTTTTTGCCGTCGCTGCTGTCGCTGCATCGAGTCATGCGCTGGCGGCGGAAAGGATCCCAATTCGGGTCAACGGCAGCATGATCGCATCCGGCGTTTCCCCCTATATTTCAAAGGGGACGACGCTTGTTCCTTTAAGCGTCATAGCGGAATTGAAAGGAGTTCGGATTGTATCGTGGGATCATCCGAATAAGACGGTCACGTTAGCGCTGAACAAACAACAAGTGAAACTGAAAGTCGGCGAAGCCTTTGCCACGGGCGAAAGTCAAACCTACCCTCTGCCGGCTGCAGCTGCTCTCCGGCATAATCGGGTCATGGTCCCGCTCCGATCGGTCGCCGAACTTTCGGGCGCCGCCGTCACCTGGGACTCCGCCCGAAAAACCGTTTCTGTCGATTCTCCGGCCGAAACAAGCCATCCGACCGCCGCGCGCCGACAGACGGCCGAGATCATCATTGACGGCTCCCATTATACGATTCCGGTCGTCAGTGAAGAACTTAAACGGTACAGCTTTGCCGCATCGACATCGAAGGGCATCGTCTGGTCTCCCGCGCCCGAGCGATCCGAATTCAGAGACCCGACCGTCTATTATCCGGACGAACCTTATACCTTTTATTTGAGCGATCCGAAAATTCACAGCCTGAATATCCATCAATCCAGAAAGCTGTTTGCGCTGCCTGCAGCCGAAGACGGCAAATATACGATACTGGACGGAATATACGGCGTCGGGGATTACGTGATCTATCACACTTACGTGATCGGAAAAGGAATGGCTCAGGCGTTTGAATCCCAGGCGTGGGCGATGAAGGTTACGGAGCCTCAAAGCCGAAAAAAAATCGAAACCTTTCATTCGGCGGGCGGATATTTTCATTCCTTCGGAATCGTTCAACAGGACGGGCTCTACGTTTCGTTAAGCCAGATTCCGGGAAATCCGGACGGCAGCTATAACTACGAAGCGCTTGTTTATAAGACAACAACAGATCAAACGGTCAGGCTGCAGAACTTTACGCGAACAACAAAAGGCCTCCAGTTCAAATTCGATGGGAAAAATTATACCGTTCCATTAACGCAGGTATGATTCCCACAGGACAAAAAGAACCGCCCTCGCCTGCAGCATGCAGGTCCGGGCGGTTTGAGACGGTAACGCATGCGCTGCGGCTTTATGCCTTCACGTCAAACGAGCTCTTCAGCGACACGATCCGGTTGAACACGATGCGGCCCGCGTCCGTGCTTTTCGGGTCGACATTGAAATAGCCGTGGCGGAAAAACTGGAATTTGTCGTTTCCGGACGCTTCCTGCATGTTCGGCTCCACGAAGCCCTTCAGCACCTCGAGCGAATTCGGATTGATCCGCTCCAGGAACGGCTTGTCGTCCTCGCCTTCGGCATCGTCCAGCAAGAGCGGCTCGAACAGATGGAATTCCGCCGGAACGGCCTGCGACGCCTCGACCCAGTGGATCGTTCCCTTTACTTTGCGGCCGGTAAAGCCGGTTCCGCTCTTCGTCTCCGGGTCGTACGTGCAGCGCAGCTCGGTGACGTTGCCGTCCGCGTCCTTGACGACTTCTTCGCATTTAATGAAATACGCCGATTTCAGCCGCACCTCGTTGCCCGGGAACAGCCGGAAATATTTGCTCGGGGGATTCTCCATAAAGTCGTCCCGCTCGATATAAATTTCACGCGAAAACGGAATTTGGCGGCTGCCCATCGCTTCGTTCTCGGCGTTGTTCTCGGCTTCGAGCATCTCCACCTGCCCTTCCGGGTAGTTGGTGATGACGACCTTCAGCGGCTGCAGCACGGCCATCGTGCGCGGCGCCTTCAGCTTGAGATCCTCGCGGATAAAATGCTCCAGCATCCGTTCGTCCACGACGCTGTTTGCACGGGCAACGCCGATTTCGCGGCAAAAGGCGCGAACCGCCTCGGGCGTATAGCCCTTGCGGCGCATCCCGCTGATCGTCGGCATGCGCGGATCGTCCCAGCCGTCGACAATGCCGTTATCGACCAGCATTTTCAAATACCGCTTGCTCATGATCGTATTCGTCAAATTCAGACGCGCGAATTCGTACTGATGAGGCTCCGATTCCATCTCGCTTTCCCGGATCGCCCAGTCGTACAGCGGACGGTGATCTTCGAATTCCATCGTACAGATCGAATGCGTGACCCCTTCGATCGCATCGCTGATCGGATGTGCGTAATCATACATTGGGTAGATGCACCAGGAGTCGCCCGTGCGGTGATGATGCGCATGCGCGATGCGGTAGAGCACGGGGTCTCGCAGCGTAATGTTCGGCGAAGACATGTCGATTTTGGCGCGCAGCACCTTTTCCCCGTCCTTGAACTCGCCGGCCCGCATCCGCGCGAACAGATCGAGATTCTCCTCTATGCTGCGGTCGCGGTACGGACTGTTTTGGCCCGGCTCGGTCAGCGTGCCGCGCATTTCGCGGATTTGGTCGGCCGTCAGGTCGCACACGTACGCTTTGCCTTTCTTGATGAGTACCACGGCGCGATTGTACAATTCCTCAAAATAATCCGAAGCGAAGTGAAGCTCGTCCCATTCAAAACCGAGCCACTGCACGTCTTCCTTGATCGCCTCTACAAACTCGGTGTCTTCCTTCAGCGGATTGGTGTCGTCGAACCGAAGGTTTGTGCGCCCCTTGAATTCGTCCGCCAGTTCGAAGTTGAGGCAAATCGATTTGGCGTGGCCGATATGCAGATAGCCGTTCGGCTCCGGCGGAAAGCGCGTGATGACCTCGCTCACTTTGCCTTCCTTCAAATCGCTCTCGACGATATTTCTAATAAAGTTGGAGGATGATGTTTTATTGTCCAAGGCGACCAACCTTTCCCGGATAACATGATTATCCTACTATAATACACAATTTCTCCCCGGTTTATAAATAGCGGCCGCTAGATTTTAGAGAGAAGCCAATCGATTACGGAAGAGGCCGGAAATTGCGCATAAAAATTTCAAAGAAGCCGTTGACTTTACCTGTTCGCGCGAATATAGTTAGTTTAGCTAAGTAAATATTTCGTAATCCGAAGGAGTGATGCGTCAACAATGCCTCCAGACCGCGACATAACCGAAGCGCTCATCCGAGCGATCCGCCAGCTTGGCCGCCTGCTGCGCCATAACATGAAACCGATCGAAGGCTGCACGCCGGCCGAATCGATTATGCTGTATGTCGTCCGCAGAACGACGGAACACAAGCCCGAGGGCGTTAAAGCGTCCGAGCTTTCGAATTTCATGCGCGTCGCCTCGCCGACCGTTACGCAGTCGCTTAACGTTCTCGAGGCGCGCGGTCTGCTCGAACGAACGTCCGATCCGGGCGACCGCAGGGTCGTACTCGTCCGGCTGACGCCGGAGGGGCGTCGTTTGACCGAG
This genomic window from Paenibacillus humicola contains:
- a CDS encoding GrpB family protein, which gives rise to MARTWEVVPWVSNWARMYEKEADMLRAIFGGELEAIHHIGSTSVPAVGWAKPIIDILVVVRNINAVEGYHDKMRNAGYRPRGENGISGRSYFTKGETPRTHHVHVFQTGNESIRRHLHFKAFLMEHPEEAAAYGRLKQEILAAYPHTEYQQEKEKRMRPFVEKALNWGQER
- a CDS encoding glycoside hydrolase family 127 protein, with amino-acid sequence MSLSTREHGGKQVRIEDGFWNGYTKLVRETVIPYQWDALNDKIPGAEPSFAIRNFRIASGLEEGEFGGLVFQDSDLAKWLEAVGYSLASHPDAELERIADDVIELIAKAQHENGYLNTYFTIKEPDKAWTNLHEAHELYCAGHMMEAAVAYYEATGKRKLLDVMCKFADHIDSVFGREAGKLRGYDGHQEIELALVKLHRVTGEERYLKLAQFFIDERGQQPNFFVEECKRRGGYNHWAKKELPIPTVEQLSYNQAHKPVREQETAIGHSVRAVYMYTAMADLARLTGDKELLAACRRLWDNTTKKQMYITGGIGSTHHGEAFTFDYDLPNDTVYAETCASIGLIFFARRMLQIEAKSEYADVLERALYNNVIGSMSLDGKRYFYVNPLEVWPKASEKNPGRHHVKAVRQKWFGCSCCPPNVARLLSSLNDYIYTAAAEDNTVYAHLFIGSEAKFDLAAGQVSLKQESRLPWEGYARFELTGVPGGAFSLALRIPSWCRGKAAMMINGSPAEYDAVDGYAVATRAWAQGDVVEWRPELAAELIAARPDIRANAGKAAIQRGPLVYCLEETDNGSPMASLSIVRTAKLDSRFDEGLCGGAVVIEADGCADDRASWPEDASYRPLAEEKAAEPVRLKAVPYYLWGNREEGEMTVWIRTAAQ
- a CDS encoding glutamine--tRNA ligase/YqeY domain fusion protein, yielding MDNKTSSSNFIRNIVESDLKEGKVSEVITRFPPEPNGYLHIGHAKSICLNFELADEFKGRTNLRFDDTNPLKEDTEFVEAIKEDVQWLGFEWDELHFASDYFEELYNRAVVLIKKGKAYVCDLTADQIREMRGTLTEPGQNSPYRDRSIEENLDLFARMRAGEFKDGEKVLRAKIDMSSPNITLRDPVLYRIAHAHHHRTGDSWCIYPMYDYAHPISDAIEGVTHSICTMEFEDHRPLYDWAIRESEMESEPHQYEFARLNLTNTIMSKRYLKMLVDNGIVDGWDDPRMPTISGMRRKGYTPEAVRAFCREIGVARANSVVDERMLEHFIREDLKLKAPRTMAVLQPLKVVITNYPEGQVEMLEAENNAENEAMGSRQIPFSREIYIERDDFMENPPSKYFRLFPGNEVRLKSAYFIKCEEVVKDADGNVTELRCTYDPETKSGTGFTGRKVKGTIHWVEASQAVPAEFHLFEPLLLDDAEGEDDKPFLERINPNSLEVLKGFVEPNMQEASGNDKFQFFRHGYFNVDPKSTDAGRIVFNRIVSLKSSFDVKA
- a CDS encoding carbohydrate ABC transporter permease; the encoded protein is MAVSAIKETGRDRAYLIFNYAMLTVAFVVVLYPMLYMISASVSDPKAVSSGEMWLLPKGITFDGYRRVFQDADIWTGYANAILYTAVGTFINLAVTLPAAYALSRKDFAGRGFFMAMFMVTMFFGGGLVPTYLLVKELGMINTIWAIVLPSAASIWNIVVCRTFFQTSIPKELQEAAQIDGCSNFRLFVKIVLPLSMAIVAVMALFYGVGNWNSYFPALIYLNDSAKYPLQLVLRQILVLQDLSTQAGVSIDATTAEALNSKAEVAALVKYAVIIVAIVPVIAIYPFLQRYFVQGVMIGSVKG
- a CDS encoding MarR family winged helix-turn-helix transcriptional regulator; amino-acid sequence: MPPDRDITEALIRAIRQLGRLLRHNMKPIEGCTPAESIMLYVVRRTTEHKPEGVKASELSNFMRVASPTVTQSLNVLEARGLLERTSDPGDRRVVLVRLTPEGRRLTEIAEHELHRDMQDLIGYLGTDRTVQLTELLTDVYRFLDAKDGKSDPCMKPEPKPNE
- a CDS encoding helix-turn-helix transcriptional regulator, which produces MDKTTVIEMEAPPLPYYITTGHSVYMPGEQHPNRRSLGIFDLLWVMRGTLYIGEDDKQWEVSQGQTLLLLPDRYHYAAAPCRTETAFYWIHFDYHGKWSALDASASPSYPVRQTWANPYTLRLPQYAEPPQLAMAERHLRKMAANSGERRSAAYWSEQQLFMELLRLLEESLRGEGGGAPGAALAERTEAYLRQHYQSEVTNESLAEALHFHPNYIVRCMKEVYRCTPMEYLHEYRLEQAKLLLIKTEWPVAQIAEEVGFRYAPYFSSRFKQYAGMPPLRFRKQYSL
- a CDS encoding ABC transporter permease; amino-acid sequence: MQDAKSVLTGGTLPELHKLPELRKRKQRHLFKRVLRNWELYLFIAPAFFYFLIFVYGPMYGIQIAFKNFIPVKGIIGSPWVGFDHFVRFFHSYYFWDLLWNTFSISLYGLAVGFPIPILLALAFNEVKDGFFKRAVQTVTYAPHFISIVVMAGMIISFLSPSTGLIPHAIKWLGIDTPDFLTDPRWFKTMYVLSDIWQGAGWGTIIFLAALSGVDPGLHEAAIIDGASRFQRVRHINFPALVPAMTILLILNMGTLLGVGYEKILLLQNPLNMESSDVISTYVYRSGLLDAQYSFSTAIGVFNSVVNAILLVLVNQIVRRTNESSSLW
- a CDS encoding SDR family NAD(P)-dependent oxidoreductase, whose protein sequence is MTQVSFDLTGKVAIVTGAGRGIGRTVAEGLAHAGADVVLTARTEAEVLKAAEEIRLATGRRTLGVTCDVSDSAAVDSAVRQVMETFGKIDILVNNAGTTVRSNAFELSEDEWDLIVDTNLKSVFLMSRAAGRHMVERGSGRIVNIASAASELTLSFSTVYGPSKAGVVHLTRQLAMEWAKSGVTVNAVSPWFFRTSLNEKNLDNPEVKEVIERRTPMGRYGRLEELIAPVLFFCSDASSYVTGQNLLVDGGASHFAI
- a CDS encoding copper amine oxidase N-terminal domain-containing protein; this translates as MRKRAKLAVLFFAVAAVAASSHALAAERIPIRVNGSMIASGVSPYISKGTTLVPLSVIAELKGVRIVSWDHPNKTVTLALNKQQVKLKVGEAFATGESQTYPLPAAAALRHNRVMVPLRSVAELSGAAVTWDSARKTVSVDSPAETSHPTAARRQTAEIIIDGSHYTIPVVSEELKRYSFAASTSKGIVWSPAPERSEFRDPTVYYPDEPYTFYLSDPKIHSLNIHQSRKLFALPAAEDGKYTILDGIYGVGDYVIYHTYVIGKGMAQAFESQAWAMKVTEPQSRKKIETFHSAGGYFHSFGIVQQDGLYVSLSQIPGNPDGSYNYEALVYKTTTDQTVRLQNFTRTTKGLQFKFDGKNYTVPLTQV